A single genomic interval of Daucus carota subsp. sativus chromosome 1, DH1 v3.0, whole genome shotgun sequence harbors:
- the LOC108204493 gene encoding pentatricopeptide repeat-containing protein At1g77360, mitochondrial isoform X2: MAEIPYSYPAVAVPVTSVAMKQQQQEVKPQVSYPSYVDERGVSTSARVLCEILANSTLHELEAALKTTGVQPSSELVEEVLKLSYGYPSAAIKFFKWAGLGSKHSSFSWNLMVDLLGKNGIFEPMWDAVRSMKQESLLSVATFVSIFGSYCSAGRFSEAVMTFDVMERYGIQPDIVAVNSLLSAICKEDNQTLRALDFFEKIKGKIPPNADTFAILLEGWEKEGDVMRAKKTFGEMVIKVGWSQQYMSAYDAFLNTLIRGSMADEVITFLQVMKSKTCLPGLKFFTNALDILVKNNDSAHAISLWGIMVGSGLVPNVIMYNAMIGLLCNNNAIADALRLLDEMVFHGAFPESLTYNMIFQCLIKNKKVPEAGRFFFEMVKNESPPTPSNCAAAITMFLHNDDPETGVEIWEFMVKEHILPLDDSSNALLIGLCDLGRLTEMRRFADKILDKRINIYESTMGKLKVSFYREGRSTRELYEDLERKWKSSQAT; encoded by the coding sequence ATGGCGGAAATTCCGTACAGTTATCCGGCAGTGGCTGTTCCGGTAACGTCTGTTGCAATGAAGCAGCAGCAACAGGAGGTGAAGCCGCAAGTGAGTTATCCGTCGTATGTGGATGAGCGAGGTGTGTCTACGAGTGCGAGGGTTTTGTGTGAGATATTAGCGAATTCGACGCTTCATGAACTTGAGGCGGCTCTTAAGACTACGGGAGTTCAGCCTTCTTCGGAGCTCGTAGAGGAAGTTTTGAAGTTATCGTATGGGTACCCGTCTGCTGCGATTAAGTTTTTTAAGTGGGCGGGGCTGGGGAGTAAGCATTCGTCGTTTTCGTGGAACTTGATGGTGGATTTGCTTGGAAAGAATGGGATTTTTGAGCCGATGTGGGATGCTGTTCGGTCGATGAAGCAGGAGAGTTTGCTTTCAGTGGCTACGTTTGTCTCAATTTTTGGGAGTTATTGTTCCGCGGGGAGGTTTTCTGAAGCTGTCATGACATTTGATGTCATGGAAAGGTATGGAATTCAAcctgatattgttgctgttaatTCTTTGTTAAGTGCCATTTGTAAAGAAGATAATCAAACTTTGAGAGCGCTAGATTTTTTTGAGAAGATCAAGGGGAAGATCCCCCCAAACGCGGATACTTTTGCTATTTTGTTGGAAGGGTGGGAAAAGGAAGGAGATGTGATGAGGGCGAAGAAGACTTTTGGAGAAATGGTGATCAAAGTGGGCTGGAGCCAACAATACATGTCGGCTTATGATGCTTTCTTGAATACGCTTATTCGCGGGTCGATGGCAGATGAGGTTATCACGTTTCTTCAAGTTATGAAGAGTAAGACTTGCTTACCAGGTTTGAAATTCTTCACTAATGCTCTTGATATCCTAGTTAAGAATAATGATTCAGCTCATGCTATCTCCTTGTGGGGTATCATGGTTGGAAGTGGATTAGTGCCAAATGTGATCATGTACAATGCTATGATTGGTCTGCTATGCAATAACAATGCCATTGCTGATGCTTTACGTTTACTGGATGAAATGGTCTTCCATGGAGCTTTTCCTGAATCCTTAACATATAACATGATATTTCAATGCTTAATAAAGAATAAAAAGGTTCCCGAGGCAGGCAGATTTTTCTTTGAGATGGTAAAAAATGAAAGCCCACCAACTCCTTCAAATTGTGCTGCTGCTATCACAATGTTTTTACATAATGATGATCCGGAGACGGGAGTCGAGATATGGGAATTTATGGTCAAGGAACATATCTTGCCGCTTGATGATAGTTCAAATGCATTACTAATTGGGCTCTGTGACCTGGGCAGGCTCACTGAGATGAGGAGGTTTGCAGACAAGATTCTTGataaaagaattaatatatatgagTCAACAATGGGGAAATTGAAGGTTTCTTTCTATCGAGAAGGAAGAAGCACACGCGAATTATATGAGGATCTGGAAAGAAAATGGAAATCTTCACAAGCAACCTAA
- the LOC108204493 gene encoding pentatricopeptide repeat-containing protein At1g77360, mitochondrial isoform X1, translating to MQGMAEIPYSYPAVAVPVTSVAMKQQQQEVKPQVSYPSYVDERGVSTSARVLCEILANSTLHELEAALKTTGVQPSSELVEEVLKLSYGYPSAAIKFFKWAGLGSKHSSFSWNLMVDLLGKNGIFEPMWDAVRSMKQESLLSVATFVSIFGSYCSAGRFSEAVMTFDVMERYGIQPDIVAVNSLLSAICKEDNQTLRALDFFEKIKGKIPPNADTFAILLEGWEKEGDVMRAKKTFGEMVIKVGWSQQYMSAYDAFLNTLIRGSMADEVITFLQVMKSKTCLPGLKFFTNALDILVKNNDSAHAISLWGIMVGSGLVPNVIMYNAMIGLLCNNNAIADALRLLDEMVFHGAFPESLTYNMIFQCLIKNKKVPEAGRFFFEMVKNESPPTPSNCAAAITMFLHNDDPETGVEIWEFMVKEHILPLDDSSNALLIGLCDLGRLTEMRRFADKILDKRINIYESTMGKLKVSFYREGRSTRELYEDLERKWKSSQAT from the coding sequence ATGCAGGGGATGGCGGAAATTCCGTACAGTTATCCGGCAGTGGCTGTTCCGGTAACGTCTGTTGCAATGAAGCAGCAGCAACAGGAGGTGAAGCCGCAAGTGAGTTATCCGTCGTATGTGGATGAGCGAGGTGTGTCTACGAGTGCGAGGGTTTTGTGTGAGATATTAGCGAATTCGACGCTTCATGAACTTGAGGCGGCTCTTAAGACTACGGGAGTTCAGCCTTCTTCGGAGCTCGTAGAGGAAGTTTTGAAGTTATCGTATGGGTACCCGTCTGCTGCGATTAAGTTTTTTAAGTGGGCGGGGCTGGGGAGTAAGCATTCGTCGTTTTCGTGGAACTTGATGGTGGATTTGCTTGGAAAGAATGGGATTTTTGAGCCGATGTGGGATGCTGTTCGGTCGATGAAGCAGGAGAGTTTGCTTTCAGTGGCTACGTTTGTCTCAATTTTTGGGAGTTATTGTTCCGCGGGGAGGTTTTCTGAAGCTGTCATGACATTTGATGTCATGGAAAGGTATGGAATTCAAcctgatattgttgctgttaatTCTTTGTTAAGTGCCATTTGTAAAGAAGATAATCAAACTTTGAGAGCGCTAGATTTTTTTGAGAAGATCAAGGGGAAGATCCCCCCAAACGCGGATACTTTTGCTATTTTGTTGGAAGGGTGGGAAAAGGAAGGAGATGTGATGAGGGCGAAGAAGACTTTTGGAGAAATGGTGATCAAAGTGGGCTGGAGCCAACAATACATGTCGGCTTATGATGCTTTCTTGAATACGCTTATTCGCGGGTCGATGGCAGATGAGGTTATCACGTTTCTTCAAGTTATGAAGAGTAAGACTTGCTTACCAGGTTTGAAATTCTTCACTAATGCTCTTGATATCCTAGTTAAGAATAATGATTCAGCTCATGCTATCTCCTTGTGGGGTATCATGGTTGGAAGTGGATTAGTGCCAAATGTGATCATGTACAATGCTATGATTGGTCTGCTATGCAATAACAATGCCATTGCTGATGCTTTACGTTTACTGGATGAAATGGTCTTCCATGGAGCTTTTCCTGAATCCTTAACATATAACATGATATTTCAATGCTTAATAAAGAATAAAAAGGTTCCCGAGGCAGGCAGATTTTTCTTTGAGATGGTAAAAAATGAAAGCCCACCAACTCCTTCAAATTGTGCTGCTGCTATCACAATGTTTTTACATAATGATGATCCGGAGACGGGAGTCGAGATATGGGAATTTATGGTCAAGGAACATATCTTGCCGCTTGATGATAGTTCAAATGCATTACTAATTGGGCTCTGTGACCTGGGCAGGCTCACTGAGATGAGGAGGTTTGCAGACAAGATTCTTGataaaagaattaatatatatgagTCAACAATGGGGAAATTGAAGGTTTCTTTCTATCGAGAAGGAAGAAGCACACGCGAATTATATGAGGATCTGGAAAGAAAATGGAAATCTTCACAAGCAACCTAA
- the LOC108204063 gene encoding AP-4 complex subunit epsilon, with amino-acid sequence MGSQGGFGQSKEFLDLIKSIGEARSKAEEDRIVLHEIETLKRRIIEPDIPKRKMKEYIIRLVYIEMLGHDAAFGYIHAVKMTHDDSLLLKRTGYLAVTLFLNEDHDLIILIVNTIQKDLKSDNFLVVCAALNAVCRLINEETIPAVLPQVVELLGHSKEAVRKKAVMALHRFYQRSPSSVSHLVSNFRKRLCDNDPGVMGATLCPLFDLVSVDVSSYKDLVVSFVSILKQVAERRLPKAYDYHQMPAPFIQIKLLKILALLGNGDKQASGQMYTVVGDIMRKADTTSNIGNAILYECICCVSSIFPNTKLLEAAADAISKFLKSDSHNLKYMGIDALGRLIKISPDIAEQHQLAVIDCLEDPDDTLKRKTFELLYKMTKSSNVEVIVDRMIEYMININDNHYKTDIASRCVELAEQFAPSNHWFIQTMNKVFEHAGDLVNIKVAHNLMRLIAEGFGEDDDTADSQLRSSAVDSYLRIIGEPKLPSAFLQVICWVLGEYGTADGKYSASYITGKLCDVAEAHSTDDTVKAYAVTALMKIYSLEIAAGRQVDMLPECQSLIEDLCASSSTDLQQRAYELQAIIRLDAQALENILPLDASCEDIEVDKGLSFLNSYVQQSLENGAQPYIPESARSGVLNMSNLRSHDQQETSGHALRFEAYELPKPTMPTSRPATIMPSTELVPVPEPSYTREIHQTPAVPSISHSGSAELKLRLDGVQKKWGKPTYSSPVQSTSNSDFQKTVNGAAQPDATGSTKQKARDVSHDIKKQEVEIPSEKQRLAASLFGGVSRSEKRQTAAGNRGAPKANSGATESPHMTKVATSSEPSTVKTAPVQPPPDLLDFGESTATSDAPSTDPFKQLEGLVDVTQDGSAANSGSVATKASDFMSLYSERPGNVPSNLIDPSIDVNMSSGLLNASNNFDHGAGVVAQSPQSANKGPNLKDALQKDALVRQMGVTPTNQNPNLFRDLLG; translated from the exons ATGGGCTCCCAAGGCGGCTTCGGCCAATCCAAAGAGTTCCTCGACTTGATCAAATCAATCGGCGAGGCGCGATCCAAAGCCGAAGAAGATCGCATCGTTCTGCACGAGATCGAGACGCTCAAACGCCGAATTATCGAGCCGGACATTCCGAAACGCAAGATGAAAGAGTACATCATTCGATTAGTTTACATCGAGATGTTAGGTCACGATGCTGCTTTCGGATACATTCACGCTGTTAAAATGACTCACGATGACTCGTTGTTGTTGAAACGGACTGGTTATCTTGCGGTGACGTTGTTTTTGAATGAGGATCATGATTTGATAATTTTGATTGTGAATACAATTCAGAAGGATTTGAAGTCGGATAATTTTTTGGTTGTGTGTGCGGCATTGAATGCGGTCTGTAGGTTGATTAATGAGGAGACGATTCCAGCTGTGTTGCCACAGGTTGTGGAGTTGTTGGGACATAGTAAGGAGGCGGTGAGGAAAAAGGCAGTTATGGCTTTGCATAGGTTTTATCAGCGCTCTCCTTCTTCGGTGTCACATTTGGTGTCGAATTTTCGTAAG AGGCTATGTGATAATGATCCAGGGGTGATGGGTGCGACACTATGTCCTCTTTTCGATCTTGTTTCAGTAGATGTTAGTTCCTACAAGGATTTAGTTGTAAGCTTTGTGAGCATTCTCAAGCAAGTAGCTGAGCGAAGATTGCCGAAGGCTTATGATTATCACCAGATGCCAGCTCCATTCATTCAG ATCAAGTTGCTGAAGATACTAGCACTTCTCGGTAATGGTGACAAGCAGGCCAGTGGACAGATGTATACTGTTGTTGGTGACATAATGAGGAAGGCCGATACTACAAGCAATATAGGGAACGCCATTTTATATGAGTGCATCTGCTGTGTTTCATCTATTTTTCCTAATACAAAGTTATTGGAAGCTGCAGCCGATGCAATTTCCAAGTTTCTAAAG AGTGACAGTCATAATCTGAAGTATATGGGTATTGATGCCCTTGGTAGATTGATAAAGATAAGTCCAGACATTGCTGAGCAGCACCAACTGGCTGTAATTGACTGCTTAGAG GACCCAGATGACACTTTGAAACGAAAAACTTTTGAACTTCTGTATAAGATGACAAAGTCCTCTAATGTGGAAGTCATCGTGGATCGAATGATTGAGTATATGATAAACATCAATGATAATCATTACAAAACCGACATAGCTTCCAGGTGTGTTGAGCTTGCTGAGCAATTTGCACCAAGCAACCATTGGTTTATCCAG ACCATGAACAAAGTCTTCGAGCATGCTGGTGATTTAGTAAACATTAAGGTGGCACATAACTTGATGCGGTTGATTGCTGAAGGATTTGGAGAAGACGATGATACTGCTGACAGTCAACTGAGATCATCTGCT GTAGACTCCTATTTGCGCATCATCGGAGAACCAAAACTCCCATCAGCATTTCTCCAG GTCATATGCTGGGTGTTGGGGGAATATGGAACCGCAGATGGAAAATATTCTGCTTCTTATATCACTGGAAAGCTATGTGATGTGGCAGAGgcacattcaactgatgacactgTCAAG GCATATGCGGTAACCGCGCTTATGAAGATATACTCCCTTGAGATAGCTGCTGGGCGACAAGTTGACATGCTGCCAGAg TGCCAATCTTTAATCGAAGACTTATGCGCATCGAGCTCAACGGATTTGCAACAACGTGCTTATGAGCTTCAAGCAATTATTCGCTTGGATGCTCAAGCTCTTGAAAATATATTGCCACTGGATGCTAGCTGTGAAGACATTGAG GTTGATAAAGGGCTTTCATTCCTCAACAGTTATGTCCAGCAGTCTCTGGAGAATGGGGCTCAGCCCTATATTCCTGAAAGTGCACGTTCCGGGGTTTTAAATATGAGCAACCTTAGAAGCCATGACCAACAGGAAACTTCAGGTCATGCTCTTAGGTTTGAGGCTTATGAACTTCCAAAACCCACCATGCCCACAAGTAGACCTGCTACCATAATGCCCTCAACTGAGCTTGTCCCAGTACCCGAGCCATCTTATACGAGGGAAATACACCAGACTCCAGCAGTGCCATCTATTTCTCACAGTGGATCAGCAGAATTAAAGCTTCGACTTGATGGGGTTCAGAAGAAGTGGGGAAAGCCAACATATTCATCTCCAGTGCAATCAacctcaaactctgattttcaGAAGACTGTCAACGGAGCAGCTCAACCTGATGCTACAGGTAGTACAAAACAAAAGGCACGGGATGTATCCCATGATATAAAAAAACAGGAAGTTGAAATACCCTCAGAAAAGCAAAGACTCGCTGCTTCTTTGTTCGGTGGTGTTTCTAGGTCTGAGAAGAGACAAACTGCTGCTGGCAACAGGGGGGCTCCGAAGGCAAACAGCGGTGCAACAGAAAGTCCTCACATGACCAAGGTAGCTACTTCATCTGAACCCAGTACAGTGAAGACCGCTCCTGTCCAACCTCCTCCAGACTTGTTGGACTTTGGAGAATCAACTGCAACAAGTGATGCCCCTTCCACGGATCCGTTCAAGCAGTTGGAAGGTTTAGTTGATGTAACACAAGATGGATCAGCTGCGAATTCTGGTTCAGTTGCTACTAAAGCATCTGATTTTATGTCGCTTTACAGTGAGAGGCCTGGCAATGTGCCAAGTAATCTGATCGATCCTAGTATTGATGTTAATATGAGTTCAGGTCTATTAAATGCAAGCAACAATTTTGACCATGGTGCAGGCGTGGTGGCACAGTCGCCTCAATCAGCAAATAAAGGTCCAAATCTTAAAGATGCTTTACAAAAGGATGCTCTAGTGAGGCAAATGGGTGTGACCCCTACAAATCAGAATCCCAACTTATTCAGAGACTTGCTTGGCTGA